One Qipengyuania gaetbuli genomic region harbors:
- a CDS encoding Bax inhibitor-1/YccA family protein, whose translation MSDWNDTDRRTGATSVPRAGDAVSRQTTFDAGLRQHMLSIYNMMASGVLLTGIVALLFVNSPLFDLAYQAVPTTMGEVRQPTMLGWIISLSPLAFILVLSFGGVARFSKTTLQAMFWSFAVIFGLSMSTIFETYTGESIASAFFASAAAFAGLSLFGYTTQKNLSGWGSFLTMGLIGIIVAMLLNQFVFQSGAMALVINILGVLIFAAFTAYDTQRLKNEYSYVRGTEYAGKAVVMGAFSLYLDFINLFMFLLQFLGNRE comes from the coding sequence ATGTCCGACTGGAACGACACCGACCGTAGGACGGGCGCCACGTCCGTACCGCGCGCGGGCGACGCCGTATCCCGCCAGACCACTTTCGATGCTGGCCTGCGCCAGCACATGCTGTCGATCTACAACATGATGGCATCGGGCGTGCTGCTGACCGGCATCGTCGCGCTGCTGTTCGTCAATTCGCCGTTGTTCGATCTAGCATATCAGGCAGTACCAACCACGATGGGTGAAGTCAGGCAGCCGACGATGCTTGGCTGGATCATCTCGCTCTCGCCACTGGCTTTCATTCTCGTGCTCAGCTTCGGCGGCGTGGCGCGGTTCAGCAAGACCACGCTTCAGGCGATGTTCTGGTCCTTCGCGGTGATATTCGGCCTGTCGATGTCGACGATCTTCGAAACCTACACGGGTGAATCGATCGCTTCGGCCTTCTTCGCCTCGGCTGCTGCTTTCGCGGGCCTCAGCCTATTCGGCTACACTACCCAGAAAAATCTGTCGGGTTGGGGCAGCTTCCTCACGATGGGCCTGATCGGCATTATCGTGGCAATGCTGTTGAACCAGTTTGTGTTCCAGTCGGGCGCTATGGCCTTGGTGATCAATATCCTCGGCGTGCTGATCTTCGCCGCCTTCACGGCTTACGACACCCAGCGCCTGAAGAACGAATACAGCTATGTCCGCGGTACCGAATATGCGGGCAAGGCGGTCGTGATGGGTGCGTTCAGCCTCTATCTCGACTTCATCAACCTGTTCATGTTCCTGCTGCAGTTCCTGGGCAACCGCGAGTAA
- a CDS encoding glycoside hydrolase family 97 protein, producing the protein MIRHIALLLGASLLPISAAQAETVTSPDGRIKVSLDADGEGIPYYEVTRDGVPVITKSNLGFNFTDADPMRRNFEVVSFREEAHQSSWEQPWGERQWVQDFHNELAVTFRQRDTSAREITVRMRVFDDGMGFRVEFPESASQPVYRIADELTEFNIAGDGTAWSIPAGDWNRYEYLYQKTPVSALSTVHTPVTMVLDNGLHLSFHEAALVDYSGMWLKRMDGTRLRALLSPSPRGPKVIREGAFATPWRTIQIASGPKGLFESNLILNLNEPNKLGDVSWFTPHKYIGIWWEMHLDNTSWASGAKHGATTENAKKHIDFAAEHGFRGVLIEGWNLGWDGNWFGNGRDFDFTTAYPDFDIEAVAAYAREKGVRIIGHHETGGNIKVYEEQLADAMAFYERLGIDAVKTGYVADAGSVIAPADENGEGEILVWHDGQEMSRHHLKVVKEAAEHKIAVNPHEPIKDTGLRRTYPNWVSREGARGAEYDAWGVPKNDAGHVPEMIFTRLLAGPMDYTPGVFSLEGRGAEAADIPSTLARQLAFYVAIYSPIQMVADLPENIAKYPQALDFVKRVPADWAESMLVDGKVGEFAVIARRDRNTLNWYVGAVTDEKERQAKVPLSFLDPGKSYRATVWRDGAKADGLGADRHAMEVETMTVTSDKTLDLRLAPAGGFAIEFVPLG; encoded by the coding sequence ATGATCCGCCACATTGCCCTGCTGCTGGGCGCATCGCTTCTTCCCATCAGTGCGGCACAGGCGGAAACCGTCACCTCGCCCGACGGCCGGATCAAGGTATCGCTGGACGCGGACGGCGAAGGCATTCCCTACTACGAGGTCACGCGCGACGGCGTGCCGGTGATCACCAAGTCGAACCTCGGCTTCAATTTCACCGACGCCGATCCCATGCGCCGCAATTTCGAAGTCGTCTCCTTCCGCGAGGAAGCGCACCAGAGCAGCTGGGAACAGCCCTGGGGCGAACGCCAGTGGGTGCAGGACTTCCATAACGAGCTCGCCGTCACCTTCCGCCAGCGCGATACGTCCGCCCGCGAAATCACGGTGCGGATGCGCGTGTTCGACGACGGCATGGGCTTTCGCGTCGAATTTCCCGAAAGCGCGTCGCAGCCGGTCTACCGGATCGCCGACGAACTGACCGAATTCAACATCGCGGGCGACGGCACTGCCTGGTCGATCCCGGCGGGCGACTGGAACCGCTACGAATACCTCTACCAGAAGACGCCCGTCAGCGCGCTGTCGACGGTCCATACGCCCGTGACAATGGTCCTGGACAATGGCCTGCACCTGTCCTTCCACGAGGCGGCGCTGGTCGATTATTCGGGCATGTGGCTGAAGCGCATGGACGGCACGCGCCTGCGCGCCCTGCTCTCGCCTTCGCCCCGCGGTCCCAAGGTCATCCGCGAAGGCGCCTTCGCCACGCCGTGGCGCACGATCCAGATCGCCAGCGGGCCAAAGGGCTTGTTCGAGAGCAATCTCATCCTCAACCTCAACGAGCCGAACAAGCTTGGCGACGTGAGCTGGTTCACGCCCCACAAGTACATCGGCATCTGGTGGGAAATGCATCTCGACAACACCAGCTGGGCGAGCGGCGCCAAGCATGGCGCGACCACCGAGAATGCCAAGAAGCACATCGATTTCGCCGCCGAACACGGTTTTCGCGGCGTGCTGATCGAAGGCTGGAACCTGGGCTGGGACGGCAACTGGTTCGGCAATGGCCGCGATTTCGATTTCACCACCGCCTATCCCGATTTCGATATCGAGGCGGTAGCCGCCTATGCCCGCGAAAAGGGCGTGCGCATCATCGGCCACCATGAAACCGGCGGCAACATCAAGGTCTACGAAGAGCAGCTGGCCGACGCGATGGCGTTCTACGAGCGGCTCGGCATCGATGCGGTCAAAACCGGATATGTCGCCGATGCGGGCAGCGTGATCGCCCCCGCAGATGAAAACGGCGAAGGCGAGATCCTGGTCTGGCACGACGGGCAGGAAATGTCGCGCCACCACCTCAAGGTCGTGAAGGAAGCTGCCGAGCACAAGATCGCCGTCAATCCGCACGAGCCGATCAAGGACACGGGCCTGCGCCGCACCTATCCCAACTGGGTCAGCCGGGAAGGCGCGCGCGGTGCGGAATACGATGCCTGGGGCGTGCCCAAGAACGATGCCGGGCACGTACCCGAGATGATCTTCACCCGCCTGCTGGCAGGGCCGATGGACTATACGCCGGGCGTCTTCTCGCTCGAAGGACGCGGGGCCGAAGCGGCAGACATTCCCAGCACGCTTGCCCGCCAGCTGGCCTTCTACGTGGCGATCTATTCGCCCATCCAGATGGTCGCCGACCTGCCGGAAAACATCGCGAAATACCCGCAGGCGCTGGACTTCGTGAAGCGAGTGCCGGCCGACTGGGCCGAAAGCATGCTGGTCGACGGCAAGGTCGGCGAATTCGCGGTTATCGCCCGGCGGGATCGCAACACGCTCAACTGGTACGTCGGTGCGGTGACCGATGAGAAGGAACGGCAGGCGAAGGTGCCGCTCAGCTTCCTCGATCCGGGCAAGAGCTACCGCGCGACCGTGTGGCGCGACGGGGCAAAGGCCGATGGACTTGGGGCCGATCGCCATGCGATGGAGGTCGAGACCATGACCGTAACCTCCGACAAGACGCTCGACCTTCGCCTTGCCCCTGCGGGCGGCTTTGCGATCGAGTTCGTGCCGCTGGGGTGA
- a CDS encoding alpha-amylase family glycosyl hydrolase has translation MNRASPIVNVHTDATDLPWWKGAVIYQIYPRSFRDSNGDGIGDLPGITEKLPHIAGLGVDAIWISPFFKSPMKDFGYDVSDYCDVDPIFGSLTDFDALVARAHELGLKVLIDQVYSHTSDEHDWFAESRSSRDNAKADWYVWADAKPDGSPPSNWQSVFGGPAWTWDARRGQYYLHNFLNSQPQMNLHNPQVQQAVLDVMRFWLERGVDGFRIDALNFAMHDPQLRDNPPAPATDRQRTRPFDFQLKTYNQSHPDIPAFIERIRALTDEYDGVFTVAEVGGDDAEREMKAFTEGESHLNSAYGFNFLYAEKLTPTLVCSALAEWPDEDGIGWPSWAFENHDAPRALSRWCAPQDRDGFARLKVLLLISLRGNAILYYGEELGLTQVDIPFDQLHDPEAIANWPLTLSRDGARTPMPWDGSADAGFGSSQPWLPVGDENLGKAVSAQDGAAGSLLEFTRQAIALRKANPALHHGPVVACKHDGDLLELVREAGGQRLRCRFNLGAGTIACEDCDGQPLIAIGGASATALPPYSAIILETAA, from the coding sequence ATGAACCGCGCAAGTCCGATTGTGAACGTTCACACCGACGCTACCGACCTGCCCTGGTGGAAGGGTGCGGTGATCTACCAGATCTATCCGCGCAGTTTCCGGGATTCGAACGGGGACGGTATCGGCGACCTTCCCGGCATTACCGAGAAGCTGCCGCACATTGCCGGCCTGGGTGTCGATGCGATCTGGATTTCGCCCTTCTTCAAGTCGCCGATGAAGGATTTCGGATACGATGTGTCCGACTATTGCGACGTCGACCCGATCTTCGGCTCGCTGACCGATTTCGACGCGCTGGTCGCCCGCGCGCACGAACTGGGCCTCAAGGTGCTGATCGACCAGGTCTATTCGCACACTTCGGACGAGCACGACTGGTTCGCCGAAAGCCGTTCCAGCCGCGATAATGCAAAGGCCGACTGGTATGTCTGGGCCGATGCCAAGCCGGACGGCTCGCCGCCTTCCAACTGGCAGTCGGTGTTCGGCGGACCGGCGTGGACTTGGGACGCGCGCCGCGGCCAGTATTACCTGCACAATTTCCTCAACAGCCAGCCGCAGATGAACCTGCACAATCCGCAGGTGCAGCAGGCGGTGCTGGACGTCATGCGCTTCTGGCTGGAACGAGGGGTCGACGGTTTCCGCATCGACGCGCTCAATTTCGCGATGCACGACCCGCAATTGCGCGACAATCCGCCGGCGCCGGCCACCGACCGGCAGCGCACGCGCCCGTTCGACTTCCAGCTCAAGACCTACAACCAGTCGCACCCCGACATTCCCGCTTTCATCGAGCGTATTCGCGCCCTGACCGACGAATATGACGGCGTGTTCACCGTCGCCGAAGTCGGCGGGGACGATGCAGAACGCGAGATGAAGGCCTTTACGGAAGGCGAGAGCCATCTCAATTCCGCCTACGGGTTCAACTTCCTCTATGCCGAGAAGCTGACGCCGACGCTGGTCTGCTCCGCGCTGGCCGAGTGGCCCGACGAAGACGGTATCGGCTGGCCGAGCTGGGCATTCGAAAACCACGACGCGCCGCGTGCCCTCAGCCGCTGGTGCGCTCCGCAGGACCGCGACGGTTTTGCCCGGCTCAAGGTGCTCCTGCTGATAAGCCTGCGCGGCAATGCCATCCTCTATTACGGCGAGGAGCTGGGCCTCACGCAGGTCGATATTCCGTTCGACCAGCTGCACGATCCCGAAGCCATCGCCAACTGGCCGCTCACCCTCAGCCGTGACGGTGCACGAACCCCCATGCCATGGGATGGCAGCGCGGATGCAGGCTTCGGCAGCAGCCAGCCCTGGCTGCCGGTGGGCGACGAGAACCTCGGCAAGGCTGTATCCGCCCAGGACGGTGCGGCGGGCTCGCTACTCGAATTTACCCGCCAGGCGATTGCCCTGCGCAAGGCTAATCCGGCACTGCACCACGGCCCCGTTGTCGCCTGCAAACATGACGGCGACCTGCTCGAACTGGTCCGCGAGGCCGGCGGCCAGCGCCTGCGCTGCCGGTTCAACCTCGGCGCGGGCACGATCGCCTGCGAGGATTGCGACGGGCAGCCGCTGATCGCCATCGGCGGCGCCAGCGCGACCGCCCTTCCCCCCTACTCCGCCATCATCCTGGAGACTGCCGCATGA
- a CDS encoding tryptophan halogenase family protein: MTQDTITRYVIAGGGTAGWMAAAALARFAPPGTSITLVESDAIGTVGVGEATIPQIHLFNGALGLDEAEFVRETKGSFKLGIEFDDWRRQGESYMHAFGNIGRGVGLLPFQHYWLRAAKLGIAKPLIRYSLNELAARTMRMQRGRRTPQSPEMPYAYHFDAGLYAAYLRRFSEARGVVRKEGMIAQVEQHGDTGTIAALALDGGERVEGDFFIDCTGFRGLLIEQALGAGFEDWTHYLPCDRAMAVPCANGGDFTPYTRSSARKAGWQWRIPLQHRIGNGMVYSSAHLSDDEAAETLLSHLDGEPLGDPRPIRFTTGKRRRHWQGNCLALGLAAGFMEPLESTSIHLIQSAISRFLSVLPAGRPDPAIVDWFNDQADFEWTRIRDFLVLHYTANEREGEPFWDAVRHMELPDTLEAKLENWRASGFIHREHEELFTEVGWFQVLVGQGVEARGYNPIADTLAEEELRQLLDGTEFALIEEVKQMPRHLDFVQRFINAPPQQEAPA, from the coding sequence ATGACCCAGGACACCATTACCAGATACGTGATAGCCGGGGGCGGAACCGCCGGCTGGATGGCAGCGGCGGCCCTTGCCCGTTTCGCCCCGCCCGGGACCTCGATCACGCTCGTCGAAAGCGATGCCATCGGCACGGTCGGCGTAGGCGAGGCAACGATCCCGCAGATCCATCTGTTCAACGGCGCGCTCGGCCTCGACGAGGCGGAGTTCGTTCGTGAAACCAAGGGCAGCTTCAAGCTCGGCATCGAATTCGACGATTGGCGGCGCCAGGGCGAAAGCTACATGCACGCTTTCGGCAATATCGGCCGCGGCGTCGGACTGCTGCCCTTCCAGCATTACTGGCTGCGTGCCGCAAAGCTCGGCATTGCCAAGCCGCTGATCCGTTATTCGCTCAACGAACTGGCTGCGCGCACCATGCGAATGCAGCGCGGGCGCCGCACACCGCAATCGCCCGAAATGCCCTATGCCTACCATTTCGACGCGGGCCTCTATGCCGCCTATCTCCGGCGCTTCTCGGAAGCCCGCGGGGTCGTGCGCAAGGAAGGCATGATCGCGCAGGTCGAACAGCACGGCGACACGGGCACAATCGCTGCCCTCGCGCTCGACGGCGGCGAACGCGTCGAGGGCGATTTCTTCATCGACTGCACCGGTTTTCGCGGCCTGTTGATCGAACAGGCGCTGGGCGCAGGGTTCGAGGACTGGACGCATTATCTGCCCTGCGACCGCGCAATGGCCGTCCCTTGCGCCAATGGCGGCGATTTCACGCCCTACACCCGCTCCAGTGCGCGGAAAGCGGGCTGGCAGTGGCGCATCCCGCTGCAGCACCGCATCGGCAACGGCATGGTCTATTCCTCGGCGCACCTGTCGGACGACGAGGCTGCCGAAACCCTGCTTTCCCACCTCGATGGCGAGCCGCTGGGAGATCCGCGCCCCATCCGCTTCACGACTGGCAAGCGCCGACGCCACTGGCAGGGCAATTGCCTCGCTCTCGGTCTGGCGGCAGGTTTCATGGAGCCGCTGGAATCGACCAGCATCCACCTCATCCAGAGCGCGATAAGCAGGTTCCTGTCGGTTCTTCCCGCCGGCCGGCCCGATCCGGCCATTGTCGACTGGTTCAACGACCAGGCCGATTTCGAATGGACCCGCATCCGCGATTTCCTCGTCCTTCACTACACGGCCAACGAACGTGAGGGAGAGCCCTTCTGGGACGCAGTCCGGCACATGGAATTGCCGGACACGCTGGAGGCCAAGCTGGAAAACTGGCGGGCCTCCGGTTTCATTCATCGCGAGCACGAGGAACTGTTCACCGAAGTGGGCTGGTTCCAGGTGCTCGTCGGACAGGGCGTGGAAGCGCGGGGCTACAACCCGATCGCCGACACGCTTGCAGAAGAGGAACTGCGCCAGCTCCTCGACGGCACCGAATTCGCCCTTATCGAAGAGGTGAAGCAGATGCCGCGGCATCTCGATTTCGTGCAACGATTCATCAATGCCCCTCCCCAGCAGGAAGCCCCCGCATGA
- a CDS encoding YbjN domain-containing protein: protein MRTSESRFEAEEDAAPLDMLMALFEARGWACGSSGEEMSGEVPGSWTSYQLRGIWRPEDMVLQLLCLPEIRIPDEKRAVAQELVTLVNEQMWLGHFDIWSNGGVLLYRNGTILGDEGLLSLSQAQSLVEIAVEECDRFYPAFQFVLWGDKTPREALKAAMVDAAGEA, encoded by the coding sequence ATGAGAACCTCGGAAAGCCGGTTCGAGGCCGAAGAGGACGCCGCTCCACTCGATATGCTGATGGCCCTGTTCGAGGCCCGCGGCTGGGCCTGCGGGTCGTCGGGCGAGGAAATGAGCGGCGAGGTGCCGGGCAGCTGGACGAGTTACCAGCTGCGCGGGATCTGGCGTCCGGAAGACATGGTCCTGCAACTGCTGTGCCTGCCGGAAATCCGCATCCCGGATGAAAAGCGGGCGGTTGCGCAGGAGTTGGTGACGCTGGTCAACGAGCAGATGTGGCTCGGCCATTTCGACATCTGGTCGAACGGCGGCGTGCTGCTCTATCGCAACGGCACCATCCTGGGCGACGAAGGGCTGCTCAGCCTGTCGCAGGCGCAGTCGCTGGTCGAAATCGCGGTCGAGGAATGCGACCGCTTCTACCCGGCGTTCCAGTTCGTGCTTTGGGGTGACAAGACCCCGCGCGAGGCGCTGAAGGCCGCCATGGTGGATGCGGCTGGCGAAGCCTGA
- a CDS encoding tryptophan halogenase family protein produces MDAAKPPRVVVLGGGSAGWITACLLHREWGDRGGTVTVVESPAIGIIGVGEGSTPQLKAFFDHLGITEADWMAACDATYKLGIRFTGWSEREGCESYFHPFPGPVDLHTEPGFTHNCALRRRGVDVPAHPDDWFLAATLAAGCKGPQPDANFPFPQSYGYHFDAHKLGAFLRDWAVPRGVEHRALKVEDVELDARGDVAALLCEGGERVEGDLFVDCSGFAALIAQKKLGERFIPFTENLFNDRAVVLPTPHSGPVIPQTESVAMKAGWRWSIPLTTRVGNGYVYSSRHISDEEAEAELRAALGLGPDDPQARFLQMKVGRLENSWTRNCLAAGLSQGFIEPLEATALHIVIATALDFASAYESGGFTDRHRDEFNQRIAARYDGIRDYIVAHYRVNQRSDTDYWRENAANQALSDNLKSMMTAWFTHQPIIEANAAIYGQEPAYAAMSWHALFAGYGTFPPREKLQAAPQGLDVADVEATRAMLAACARNFPDYSPV; encoded by the coding sequence ATGGACGCGGCCAAACCGCCCCGTGTCGTCGTGCTGGGCGGCGGCAGTGCAGGCTGGATCACCGCCTGCCTGCTGCACCGCGAATGGGGCGACCGCGGGGGCACCGTCACTGTCGTCGAAAGCCCCGCCATCGGCATCATCGGCGTGGGCGAAGGCTCGACCCCGCAGCTCAAGGCTTTCTTCGACCATCTCGGCATCACCGAGGCGGACTGGATGGCTGCCTGCGACGCAACCTACAAACTCGGCATCCGTTTCACCGGCTGGAGCGAGCGGGAAGGCTGCGAGAGCTATTTCCATCCCTTCCCCGGCCCTGTCGACCTGCACACCGAGCCCGGCTTCACCCACAATTGCGCGCTGCGGCGCCGCGGGGTGGACGTCCCGGCCCACCCGGACGACTGGTTCCTCGCCGCGACGCTCGCTGCCGGGTGCAAGGGGCCGCAGCCAGACGCCAACTTCCCCTTCCCGCAAAGCTATGGCTACCATTTCGATGCCCACAAGCTCGGCGCGTTCCTGCGCGACTGGGCCGTGCCGCGCGGCGTCGAACACCGGGCGCTAAAGGTGGAGGACGTCGAGCTGGATGCGCGCGGCGACGTGGCTGCACTCCTGTGCGAAGGCGGGGAACGCGTGGAGGGCGATCTCTTCGTCGATTGTTCGGGCTTTGCCGCGCTGATCGCCCAGAAAAAACTGGGCGAGCGGTTCATCCCTTTCACAGAGAACCTGTTCAACGACCGCGCGGTCGTCTTGCCCACCCCGCATTCCGGCCCCGTGATCCCGCAGACCGAAAGCGTGGCAATGAAGGCCGGATGGCGCTGGTCTATCCCGCTGACGACGCGCGTGGGGAACGGCTATGTCTATTCCTCCCGCCACATTTCCGACGAGGAGGCAGAAGCCGAACTGCGCGCGGCGCTCGGCCTCGGACCGGACGATCCGCAGGCGCGCTTCCTGCAGATGAAGGTCGGCCGGCTGGAGAACAGCTGGACGCGCAACTGCCTTGCCGCCGGACTGTCGCAAGGCTTTATCGAACCGCTCGAGGCGACTGCGCTGCATATCGTCATCGCCACCGCGCTCGATTTTGCCAGTGCCTACGAAAGCGGCGGTTTCACCGACCGGCACCGCGACGAGTTCAACCAGCGTATCGCAGCCCGCTACGACGGGATCCGCGACTACATCGTCGCCCACTACCGGGTGAACCAGCGCAGCGACACGGATTACTGGCGGGAAAATGCCGCCAACCAGGCGCTGTCCGACAATCTCAAGTCGATGATGACGGCGTGGTTCACGCACCAGCCCATCATCGAGGCCAATGCCGCGATTTACGGGCAGGAACCTGCCTATGCCGCGATGAGCTGGCATGCGCTGTTCGCAGGCTATGGCACCTTCCCGCCGCGCGAGAAATTGCAGGCCGCACCCCAAGGGCTGGATGTCGCGGATGTGGAGGCGACCCGTGCGATGCTGGCCGCCTGCGCGCGCAATTTTCCCGACTATTCGCCGGTCTGA
- a CDS encoding alpha-amylase family glycosyl hydrolase, which produces MIRKSLPLLALGLAACATAQTPPAAVSTGPEVNFRDRLPSEEIVYFVLPDRFENGDPTNDLGDFTGNRLQTGYDPTAKGFFHGGDLKGLTDRLDYLEKLGVTAIWFAPIFQNKPVQGPPGDESAGYHGYWVTDFTRPDGHFGTREEFKAFVGAAHARGMKVYMDIITNHTADVITYADGDATNFEYRSKGDYPYSTRGGPDGARINEGFMGDSDSSEANFAKLTDPNYAYIPVVPEAEKDVKVPAWLNDPIYYHNRGNSSFTGEDSRFGDFSGLDDLFTEHPRVRAGMIEIFGDWVRDTGVDGFRIDTARHVDPGFWQEFVPALEAVAKENGIPNFHMFGEVYKDIPENGYIAEYTRRDKLPAVLDFAFQAAMRELLGRDKGTVVLAHMFDGDVLYEGGEDTAGKLPTFLGNHDMGRFSTLIKWDKPEISQDELLKRVMLGHAMMLSLRGSPVIYYGDEQGFVGDGNDQLAREDMFPSRTAVYNDNDLIGTDATTADSNFDENHPLFRLIAEFSAIRRAHSALTRGRQEVRHYEQEPGIFAVSRFDPDEGTEYLAVFNTTGAPRSANVMLGYDARRLDTLAGSCPAAVTAPGSAAFTLPAFGWAVCRVSETSK; this is translated from the coding sequence ATGATCCGCAAGTCCCTTCCCCTCCTGGCCCTGGGCCTCGCGGCCTGTGCGACGGCGCAGACCCCGCCTGCTGCCGTTTCGACCGGGCCGGAAGTGAATTTCAGGGACCGCCTGCCGAGCGAGGAAATCGTCTATTTCGTCCTGCCCGACCGGTTCGAGAACGGCGATCCGACGAACGACCTTGGTGATTTCACAGGCAACCGCCTGCAGACCGGTTACGACCCCACGGCCAAGGGCTTCTTCCACGGGGGCGACCTCAAGGGCCTGACCGACCGGCTCGACTATCTGGAAAAGCTGGGCGTCACCGCCATCTGGTTCGCGCCGATCTTCCAGAACAAGCCGGTGCAGGGCCCTCCCGGTGACGAAAGCGCGGGATACCACGGTTACTGGGTCACCGATTTCACCCGTCCCGACGGCCATTTCGGCACGCGGGAGGAGTTCAAGGCCTTCGTCGGTGCCGCCCATGCGCGCGGGATGAAGGTCTATATGGACATCATCACCAACCATACGGCCGACGTCATCACCTATGCCGATGGCGACGCGACCAATTTCGAATACCGCAGCAAGGGCGACTATCCCTATTCGACGCGCGGCGGCCCCGATGGTGCGCGGATCAACGAAGGCTTCATGGGCGATAGCGACAGCAGCGAGGCGAATTTTGCCAAGCTGACCGATCCGAACTACGCCTACATCCCGGTCGTGCCCGAGGCGGAAAAGGACGTGAAGGTCCCCGCCTGGCTCAACGATCCGATCTACTACCACAACCGCGGCAACAGCTCGTTCACCGGCGAAGACAGCCGCTTCGGCGACTTCTCGGGCCTCGACGACCTGTTCACCGAGCATCCGCGGGTGCGGGCCGGCATGATCGAGATTTTTGGCGACTGGGTGCGCGACACCGGCGTCGACGGCTTCCGCATCGACACCGCGCGTCATGTCGATCCCGGTTTCTGGCAGGAATTCGTGCCCGCTCTCGAAGCCGTGGCGAAAGAAAACGGCATCCCGAACTTCCACATGTTCGGCGAGGTCTACAAGGACATCCCGGAAAACGGCTACATCGCCGAGTATACCCGCCGCGACAAACTGCCCGCCGTGCTCGATTTCGCCTTCCAGGCAGCGATGCGCGAACTGCTCGGGCGGGACAAGGGTACGGTCGTCCTGGCGCATATGTTCGACGGCGACGTACTGTATGAAGGCGGCGAGGATACCGCGGGCAAACTGCCCACATTCCTCGGCAACCACGACATGGGACGGTTCTCGACGCTCATCAAATGGGACAAGCCCGAAATCTCGCAGGACGAGTTGCTGAAGCGCGTCATGCTTGGCCACGCGATGATGCTGAGCCTGCGCGGCAGCCCGGTGATCTATTACGGTGACGAGCAGGGGTTCGTTGGCGACGGCAACGACCAGCTTGCCCGCGAAGACATGTTCCCTTCGCGCACCGCGGTCTACAACGACAATGACCTGATCGGCACGGACGCGACCACTGCGGACAGCAATTTCGACGAGAACCATCCGCTGTTCCGACTGATCGCGGAATTCTCCGCCATCCGGCGCGCGCACTCCGCCCTCACCCGCGGCCGCCAGGAAGTGCGCCATTACGAGCAGGAGCCGGGCATTTTCGCCGTCAGCAGGTTCGATCCCGACGAGGGTACGGAATACCTCGCCGTGTTCAATACCACCGGCGCCCCGCGCAGCGCCAATGTGATGCTCGGCTACGATGCCCGCCGCCTCGATACGCTTGCAGGATCCTGTCCGGCGGCAGTAACCGCGCCGGGCAGCGCCGCCTTTACCCTTCCCGCCTTCGGCTGGGCCGTGTGCCGCGTTTCGGAGACCTCGAAATGA